A genomic segment from Sphingomonas astaxanthinifaciens DSM 22298 encodes:
- the fahA gene encoding fumarylacetoacetase, whose product MTIDHTHDPALRSWVEGADGHPDFPIQNLPLCIFSSEGLERRAGVAIGDFLLDLPAIAEALGEAWVEELASPVLNGFLALGRDARVALRHRLSELLGDVSHRDVIEAALIGQSEATMHLPTLVGDYTDFYVGIHHATNVGRQFRPDNPLLPNYKYVPIGYHGRASSVRVSGEPVIRPSGQRKPPEAETPVFGPSRRLDYELELGVWIGPGNALGQPIPIDEAASHVAGYCLLNDWSARDLQAWEYQPLGPFLAKNFLTSVSPFVVTPEAMAPFMTAPFARPDGDPAPLDYLAGGSDAPGLGLTVEAYLSTATMREAGTKPHRLSRGVAAEAMYWTVEQIVTHHSANGCNLQPGDLIGTGTLSTASADGLGSLLEISQGGKAPLTLPSGEQRAFLEDGDELILRGRAEAPGYVSIGLGECRGVVVG is encoded by the coding sequence ATGACCATCGACCATACGCATGACCCCGCCCTCCGCTCGTGGGTCGAGGGTGCCGATGGGCATCCCGATTTCCCGATCCAGAACCTGCCCTTGTGCATCTTCTCGAGCGAAGGGCTTGAGCGCCGCGCGGGCGTCGCGATCGGCGACTTCCTGCTCGACCTGCCCGCGATCGCCGAAGCGCTCGGCGAGGCGTGGGTGGAGGAACTCGCAAGTCCGGTCCTGAACGGTTTTCTCGCGCTCGGCCGGGATGCGCGCGTTGCGCTTCGGCACCGTCTGTCGGAGCTGCTTGGTGACGTTTCGCATCGCGACGTCATCGAGGCGGCGCTGATCGGCCAGTCGGAAGCGACGATGCACCTGCCGACGCTGGTCGGCGACTACACCGATTTCTACGTCGGCATCCATCACGCGACCAATGTCGGCAGGCAGTTCCGTCCCGACAATCCGCTCCTGCCCAACTACAAATATGTGCCGATCGGCTATCACGGCCGCGCGTCGAGCGTGCGCGTGTCCGGCGAACCCGTGATCCGCCCGTCGGGCCAGCGCAAGCCGCCCGAAGCCGAAACACCCGTGTTCGGGCCCTCGCGGCGCCTCGATTACGAGCTCGAGCTCGGGGTCTGGATCGGGCCGGGCAATGCGCTGGGCCAGCCGATCCCGATCGACGAGGCGGCATCTCATGTTGCGGGCTATTGCCTGCTCAACGACTGGTCGGCGCGTGACCTCCAAGCATGGGAATATCAGCCGCTCGGACCGTTCCTCGCCAAGAACTTCCTGACCAGCGTCTCGCCGTTCGTGGTGACCCCCGAGGCCATGGCACCGTTCATGACCGCGCCCTTCGCCCGGCCCGATGGCGACCCCGCCCCGCTCGATTATCTCGCCGGGGGAAGCGACGCCCCGGGGCTAGGGCTGACTGTGGAAGCCTATCTGTCCACCGCGACCATGCGCGAAGCGGGGACCAAGCCACACCGCCTGAGCCGGGGCGTCGCCGCCGAGGCGATGTACTGGACGGTCGAGCAGATCGTCACCCACCACAGCGCCAACGGCTGCAACCTCCAGCCCGGCGACCTCATCGGGACGGGGACGCTGTCGACCGCTTCGGCCGACGGGCTGGGCTCGCTGCTCGAGATCAGCCAAGGCGGGAAGGCACCGCTGACCCTGCCGTCGGGCGAACAGCGCGCCTTCCTCGAGGATGGCGACGAGCTGATCCTGCGGGGGCGCGCCGAGGCGCCGGGATATGTGTCGATCGGCCTCGGCGAGTGCCGCGGCGTGGTGGTCGGGTGA
- the hmgA gene encoding homogentisate 1,2-dioxygenase gives MLTTSSPAYLPGFGGHVATEAVPGALPKGRNSPQRPAFGLYTEQLSGTAFTMPRHENRRSWLYRLRPTADHRPFVAYDGAPRLRCEKDGALAPNRLRWDPIPDAAAGTDFIDSLTTAVFNRAPNELDGVALHLYAANAERADRVFFSADGELLFLPQQGRLELLTELGRIDIAPGQIAVVPRGVRFKVLLPEGAARGYLTENYGAPFRLPDLGPIGANGLANPRDFETPVAWFEDRDEPTQVIQKYGGKLWVTTLDHSPLDVVAWHGNLAPYRYDLSHFNTIGTVSFDHPDPSIFTVLTSPSGMIGRANADFVIFPPRWMVAEDTFRPPWFHRNVMSECMGLLTGEYDAKADGFRPGGLSLHNMMSGHGPDVESWKKASEAELKPAKIDGTMAFMVESCWPFEVTAEALGRAQPDYDLAWADFPKARLP, from the coding sequence ATGCTGACGACCTCCTCCCCCGCCTACCTGCCGGGCTTCGGCGGGCATGTCGCGACCGAAGCCGTACCGGGCGCGCTCCCCAAGGGGCGCAACAGCCCGCAGCGGCCGGCCTTCGGCCTCTATACCGAGCAATTGTCGGGCACCGCCTTCACCATGCCCCGGCACGAGAACCGGCGGAGCTGGCTCTACCGGCTCCGGCCGACCGCCGACCATCGGCCGTTCGTCGCTTATGACGGCGCCCCCCGGCTGCGCTGCGAGAAAGATGGGGCGCTGGCGCCGAACCGGCTGCGCTGGGATCCCATCCCCGACGCGGCGGCAGGGACCGATTTCATCGATTCGCTGACGACCGCGGTCTTCAACCGCGCCCCGAACGAGCTCGATGGCGTCGCGCTCCACCTCTACGCCGCCAATGCCGAGCGCGCGGACCGCGTGTTCTTCTCGGCCGACGGCGAGCTCTTGTTCCTGCCGCAGCAGGGCCGGCTCGAGCTTCTCACCGAACTGGGCCGGATCGACATCGCGCCGGGCCAGATCGCGGTGGTGCCGCGCGGGGTGCGCTTCAAGGTGCTGCTGCCCGAGGGTGCGGCGCGGGGTTATCTGACGGAGAATTACGGCGCGCCCTTCCGGCTGCCCGATCTCGGGCCGATCGGCGCCAACGGCCTTGCCAATCCGCGCGACTTCGAAACGCCGGTGGCATGGTTCGAGGACCGCGACGAGCCGACCCAGGTCATCCAGAAATATGGCGGCAAATTGTGGGTGACGACGCTCGACCACTCGCCGCTCGACGTCGTCGCATGGCACGGCAATCTCGCGCCCTATCGCTACGATTTGTCGCACTTCAACACGATCGGAACGGTCAGCTTCGACCATCCCGATCCGTCGATCTTCACCGTCCTGACCTCGCCCTCGGGGATGATCGGCCGGGCCAATGCCGACTTCGTCATCTTCCCGCCACGCTGGATGGTCGCGGAGGACACCTTCCGCCCGCCGTGGTTCCACCGCAACGTGATGAGCGAATGCATGGGCCTGCTGACCGGCGAATATGATGCCAAGGCCGACGGGTTCCGCCCGGGCGGGCTGTCGCTCCACAACATGATGAGCGGCCACGGCCCCGACGTCGAAAGCTGGAAGAAGGCGAGCGAGGCCGAACTCAAACCCGCCAAGATCGACGGCACCATGGCCTTCATGGTCGAGAGCTGCTGGCCGTTCGAGGTCACCGCCGAGGCGCTCGGCCGGGCCCAGCCCGACTATGACCTCGCCTGGGCCGATTTCCCGAAAGCGCGACTCCCATGA